A genomic region of Rhipicephalus sanguineus isolate Rsan-2018 unplaced genomic scaffold, BIME_Rsan_1.4 Seq13, whole genome shotgun sequence contains the following coding sequences:
- the LOC119376536 gene encoding uncharacterized protein LOC119376536, which produces MKELHGNSKCFSARRRRAKPRFRRRKARRPVSQATSSVKSLIRDSPVLNGATANIAWYSTTSARRSASAIERWKTLSLLHSLKDASQRTRSSTSCLNIAVLRTSTSLLTKINCTKFLDFKLHFTDTLVCWSYNPRSNKSLLHYKSANSKLMKCGIMSSFLSTLQKSCAHTAVASFNSQLECLLSTGYPDHIIRSTSESLLQKIKSTERKQQPLIQQPP; this is translated from the exons ATGAAAGAACTGCACGGTAACAGTAAG TGTTTCAGCGCACGccgtcggagagcgaagcctcgttttcgtcgacggaaggcgaggcggcCAGTCAGCCAAGCGACGTCGTCGGTGAAGAGCTTGATTCGCGACTCACCCGTACTGAATG GTGCGACTGCAAACATTGCGTGGTACTCGACAACTTCAGCGAGGAGGAGTGCCTCTGCTATCGAGAGATGGAAGACCCTGTCACTGCTGCACAGCCTGAAGGATGCGTCACAGAGAACCCGGAGTTCCACCTCGTGTCTAAACATCGCTGTGCTCCGTACTTCGACCAGTTTGTTGACCAAGATCAACTGCACCAAGTTTCTAGattttaaactgcatttcaccGACACCCTCGTTTGCTGGTCGTACAACCCAAG GTCTAACAAAAGTCTGTTGCATTACAAGAGCGCAAACTCCAAACTCATGAAGTGTGGCATCATGTCTAGCTTCCTCTCAACCCTGCAGAAATCCTGTGCACACACAGCTGTAGCCAGTTTCAACAGTCAGCTTGAGTGCCTGCTGTCCACCGGTTACCCAGATCACATAATCCGCAGCACTTCTGAAAGCCTACTTCAGAAAATAAAATCTACAGAAAGGAAACAGCAACCCTTGATTCAACAACCACCTTAA